One window of Pseudomonas sp. ML2-2023-3 genomic DNA carries:
- a CDS encoding HAD family hydrolase, with product MSDVKLDSVELVLCDMDGTLLLPDHTISPRNLAAVKALQAAGIHFTLATGRPPRAMREYIRQLGIELPTAGFNGGALVNADGSYLQSHHVPYEAVLKALALLSGHDVEIWVFADDEWLLRDPLGPMVAHEQQGLGYAPLVVESFEPYLHRVDKIVATTSNAPLLVELEQSLQQVLSGEASASRSQARYLDITALKANKGDALAALAEHLGVPLERTVAIGDGGNDPAMFHRAGLSIAMGQAEAQVREQAMQVTGSNVEDGVAQVIERFILQR from the coding sequence ATGAGTGACGTGAAGCTGGACTCCGTTGAATTGGTGCTGTGCGACATGGATGGCACCTTACTGTTGCCCGACCACACCATCAGCCCGCGCAACCTGGCTGCGGTCAAGGCGTTGCAGGCTGCAGGCATTCATTTCACCCTGGCTACCGGCCGCCCGCCCAGGGCCATGCGCGAGTACATCCGGCAGTTGGGTATTGAATTGCCCACTGCAGGATTCAACGGCGGAGCGCTGGTAAACGCCGATGGCAGCTATTTGCAGTCCCATCATGTGCCGTACGAGGCGGTGTTGAAGGCGCTGGCCCTGTTGTCCGGGCATGACGTTGAAATCTGGGTGTTTGCTGACGATGAGTGGCTGTTGCGCGATCCGTTGGGCCCGATGGTTGCCCACGAACAACAGGGGCTGGGTTATGCGCCGTTAGTGGTAGAGAGCTTTGAACCTTATTTGCATCGAGTGGACAAGATCGTGGCCACTACCAGCAATGCGCCACTGCTGGTGGAGCTTGAACAGAGTCTGCAGCAGGTGTTGAGCGGGGAGGCATCGGCCAGCCGGTCGCAGGCCCGTTATCTGGACATCACTGCACTCAAGGCCAACAAAGGCGATGCCCTTGCAGCGCTGGCCGAGCATTTGGGTGTGCCCCTTGAGCGTACGGTAGCGATCGGCGACGGCGGCAATGACCCTGCGATGTTCCATCGTGCCGGGCTGTCGATCGCCATGGGGCAGGCCGAAGCGCAGGTTCGCGAGCAGGCGATGCAGGTCACTGGCAGCAATGTCGAAGACGGCGTTGCCCAGGTGATAGAGCGTTTTATCCTGCAGCGTTGA
- the nudC gene encoding NAD(+) diphosphatase, producing the protein MTPRWITAVLDTDLTGGWAVARGPDGFLISHNGPLFSREWLKRQDLVVLAEHGIGHLDGEPVYLLELASAAQVEGCDWQGLRAFMLGDDHTLYKVLGYAAQIGTWAREHRFCGSCGQAMTQVPRERAMYCAACDLRSYPRISPSMIVLITRGDEVLLARSPRFVPGVYSTLAGFAEPGESAEDCLIREVREEVQVEVRNIQYVGSQCWPFPHSMMLGFHAEYAGGDIVPQADEIEDAQWFNVHRLPPLPASRSIARYLIDLYVARRLGHAEPVLPG; encoded by the coding sequence ATGACACCGCGTTGGATCACGGCAGTACTGGATACAGACCTGACTGGAGGCTGGGCCGTGGCGCGCGGCCCCGACGGGTTCTTGATCAGTCACAATGGCCCGCTCTTTTCCCGGGAGTGGCTCAAGCGCCAGGACCTTGTTGTGCTGGCGGAGCATGGCATCGGACACCTGGACGGCGAGCCGGTGTACCTGCTCGAGCTTGCAAGTGCGGCCCAGGTCGAGGGCTGTGATTGGCAGGGCTTGCGTGCCTTCATGCTGGGCGATGACCACACGCTGTACAAGGTGCTGGGTTATGCCGCGCAAATTGGCACCTGGGCTCGTGAGCATCGCTTTTGTGGTAGCTGCGGGCAGGCCATGACGCAGGTGCCGAGGGAGCGTGCGATGTATTGCGCGGCCTGCGATTTGCGCAGTTATCCACGTATCTCGCCCAGCATGATTGTATTGATTACCCGGGGCGATGAAGTGCTTCTGGCCCGTTCACCGCGCTTTGTACCGGGGGTCTACAGCACTCTGGCGGGGTTCGCCGAGCCGGGGGAGTCGGCCGAGGATTGCCTGATTCGCGAAGTGCGCGAAGAAGTGCAGGTGGAGGTCAGGAACATCCAGTATGTGGGCAGCCAGTGCTGGCCGTTCCCGCACTCCATGATGCTGGGTTTTCACGCCGAGTACGCGGGAGGCGATATCGTGCCTCAGGCCGACGAGATAGAAGATGCGCAGTGGTTCAATGTGCACCGGCTGCCGCCGTTGCCGGCGTCGCGCTCAATTGCGCGTTATCTCATCGACTTGTATGTAGCCCGTCGTTTAGGCCATGCCGAACCAGTGCTGCCAGGCTAG
- the rhtA gene encoding threonine/homoserine exporter RhtA, giving the protein MIKPPHSFVATLFPVGLLLIAMASIQSGASLAKSMFPIIGAQGTTSLRLTFASLIMLLILRPWRAKFTTKSLKTVIVYGIALGGMNFLFYMSLRTVPLGIAVALEFTGPLAVAIYSSRRPIDFIWIGLAITGLLLLIPIGESVQGIDPTGAGYALSAGVCWALYILYGQRAGADNGVQTAALGVIIAALFFAPIGVYHAGAALLNPGLIPIAIGVALLSTALPYTLEMIALTRMPTRTFGTLMSIEPAFGALSGLLFLNEVLSFTQWMAISCIIMASIGATLTMRNHSKPIITDNKHAI; this is encoded by the coding sequence ATGATAAAGCCCCCCCATAGCTTCGTAGCAACGCTATTCCCTGTTGGCTTGCTACTCATTGCCATGGCCTCGATCCAATCCGGCGCCTCGCTGGCAAAAAGCATGTTCCCTATTATCGGCGCACAAGGAACAACCAGCCTGCGCCTGACATTCGCCAGCCTCATCATGCTTCTGATACTGCGACCATGGAGAGCCAAGTTCACCACCAAGTCCTTGAAGACCGTGATCGTTTACGGGATTGCCCTGGGAGGAATGAATTTCCTCTTCTATATGTCACTGCGCACTGTTCCGCTGGGTATTGCAGTTGCTCTGGAGTTTACGGGTCCTTTGGCAGTGGCTATTTATAGCTCCCGCAGACCTATCGACTTTATATGGATCGGCCTGGCCATCACGGGACTCCTACTGCTCATACCCATTGGTGAAAGCGTTCAAGGCATTGATCCAACAGGCGCCGGCTACGCGCTAAGTGCCGGGGTCTGCTGGGCGCTGTACATCCTCTATGGACAGCGGGCCGGTGCGGACAATGGCGTTCAGACCGCAGCATTGGGCGTCATTATTGCGGCTCTGTTTTTCGCACCTATCGGGGTTTACCACGCAGGGGCGGCATTGCTGAACCCTGGTCTGATCCCAATAGCCATTGGTGTAGCACTCTTATCGACAGCACTGCCTTACACGCTTGAGATGATCGCTCTTACACGCATGCCCACCCGAACATTCGGCACTTTAATGAGCATAGAGCCTGCCTTTGGGGCGCTTTCAGGGCTGCTATTCCTGAATGAGGTCTTGTCGTTCACACAGTGGATGGCCATCTCTTGCATCATAATGGCCTCAATCGGTGCGACCTTAACGATGCGCAACCACTCAAAACCGATCATCACCGACAATAAGCACGCCATTTAA
- a CDS encoding crotonase/enoyl-CoA hydratase family protein: protein MSDYQAFQVELNGNIAHVQINRPEKVNAMNAAFWTEIIEIFQWIDETDAVRVVVLSGAGKHFSAGIDLMLLASVANEMGKDVGRNARMLRRKILQMQASFNAVDHCRKPVLAAVQGYCLGGAIDLIAACDMRYAAEDAQFSIKEIDMGMAADVGTLQRLPRIIGDGMLRELAYTGRMVAADEARAIGLVNRVYSDHQALLDGVMAIALEIASKSPIAIAGTKQIISYMRDHRVDDGLEYVATWNAAMLQSSDLRLAMTAHMTKQKPEFLD from the coding sequence ATGTCCGACTACCAGGCTTTTCAGGTTGAGTTAAACGGCAACATTGCCCACGTTCAGATCAACCGGCCTGAAAAGGTCAATGCGATGAACGCGGCGTTCTGGACCGAGATCATCGAGATCTTCCAGTGGATTGATGAAACCGATGCCGTACGGGTTGTCGTGCTCAGTGGTGCAGGCAAGCACTTTTCAGCCGGTATCGACTTGATGCTGCTGGCATCGGTAGCCAATGAGATGGGCAAGGATGTGGGCCGTAATGCCCGCATGCTGCGGCGCAAGATTCTGCAAATGCAGGCCTCGTTCAATGCCGTGGATCATTGTCGCAAGCCCGTTTTGGCGGCTGTTCAGGGCTATTGCCTGGGCGGGGCGATTGACCTGATCGCGGCCTGTGATATGCGCTACGCCGCCGAGGATGCGCAGTTCTCGATCAAGGAAATCGACATGGGCATGGCCGCTGACGTGGGGACTTTGCAACGTTTGCCGCGCATCATCGGTGATGGCATGCTCCGCGAACTGGCTTACACCGGGCGGATGGTCGCGGCGGATGAGGCCCGAGCTATCGGCCTGGTCAACCGCGTCTACAGCGATCATCAGGCGTTGCTGGACGGGGTAATGGCAATTGCCCTGGAAATCGCCAGCAAATCCCCCATCGCCATTGCCGGCACCAAGCAGATAATCAGCTATATGCGCGATCACCGTGTGGACGATGGTCTGGAATATGTTGCGACCTGGAACGCGGCGATGCTTCAGTCCAGCGACTTGCGGCTGGCGATGACGGCGCACATGACCAAGCAAAAACCCGAGTTTCTGGATTGA
- a CDS encoding sigma-54 dependent transcriptional regulator, whose translation MQLLTLPATPALATSIRATAQVFEDPASKALLAHLQQIAPSDASVLIIGETGTGKELVARHIHQLSHRHNQPFVAVNCGAFAESLVEAELFGHEKGAFTGALTAKAGWFEEADGGTLFLDEIGDLPLTIQVKLLRVLQEQEVVRLGSRKSTPINVRVLAATNVNLEQAIDAGHFREDLYYRLNVVSLALLPLRERPGDILPLARHFLKTYRQRLPHGPTALSECAEHVLIHHPWQGNIRELENVVHHSLLLCRNQTITVQDLRLSQSRSRRQDFALQQPATHTTRDLLQRAFRKLFEEEPGALHEAVEDTLLRTAYEFCHYNQVHTAKLLGLSRNVTRTRLIKLGALSVNVRRTEPDALAY comes from the coding sequence ATGCAGCTTTTAACATTACCTGCCACCCCGGCACTGGCCACGTCCATACGCGCCACGGCACAAGTGTTTGAAGACCCCGCGTCCAAAGCCCTGTTGGCACACTTGCAACAGATAGCGCCCAGTGACGCCAGCGTACTGATCATTGGTGAAACCGGCACCGGCAAAGAACTGGTCGCCCGGCATATCCACCAACTCAGCCACCGTCACAACCAGCCATTTGTGGCCGTCAATTGCGGCGCCTTTGCCGAGTCATTGGTGGAAGCTGAACTGTTTGGCCATGAAAAAGGGGCTTTTACAGGCGCGCTGACTGCAAAAGCCGGATGGTTTGAAGAGGCCGATGGCGGCACATTATTTCTGGATGAGATCGGCGACTTGCCGCTGACCATCCAGGTAAAGCTGCTACGCGTCCTGCAAGAGCAGGAGGTCGTGCGGTTGGGCTCGCGCAAAAGCACACCGATCAACGTGCGCGTACTGGCTGCCACAAACGTCAATCTGGAACAGGCCATAGACGCCGGGCATTTTCGAGAAGATCTGTACTACCGCCTCAATGTCGTCAGCCTTGCGCTGCTCCCGTTACGTGAGCGCCCCGGGGATATCCTTCCGTTAGCCAGACACTTCCTTAAAACCTATCGCCAACGGCTGCCTCATGGACCAACGGCACTCAGTGAATGTGCCGAACACGTACTGATCCACCATCCTTGGCAGGGCAATATTCGCGAGCTTGAAAATGTCGTGCATCACAGCCTGCTCCTGTGCCGCAATCAGACCATTACGGTACAAGACCTGCGCCTGTCCCAATCACGCAGCAGACGCCAGGACTTCGCGCTGCAACAACCCGCCACGCATACCACCCGGGACTTGTTACAACGCGCCTTTCGGAAACTGTTCGAAGAAGAGCCGGGCGCCCTGCATGAAGCCGTTGAAGATACCCTGCTGCGTACGGCCTATGAGTTTTGCCATTACAATCAGGTACACACTGCAAAATTGCTGGGTTTGAGTCGCAACGTCACCCGAACACGCCTGATCAAGCTCGGAGCACTTTCAGTCAATGTGCGTCGCACGGAGCCCGACGCCCTCGCCTATTGA
- a CDS encoding aminopeptidase P family protein, with the protein MSTQSLNPVPVVERLARTRALMSQNGIYALLVPSADPHLSEYLPAYWQGRQWLSGFYGSVGTLIVTPTFAGVWADSRYWEQAAKELKGSTIELVKLLPGQSGPLEWLAEQTPEGATVSVDGAVLALASARTLESKLKERGAVLRTDIDLLGQVWDDRPILPVQPVYEHLPPQATVSRAVKLAQLRETLKQRQADAHFIATLDDIAWLFNLRGSDVSFNPVFVSFALVEASRATLFLDLNKISVELRETLEADGVELRDYVEINAALASLPGSTRLLVDPARVTCGLLGHLQAEVKLVEGLNPTTLAKSQKSLEDAVHIRQAMEQDGAALCEFFAWLETALGRERITELTIDEQLTAARARRPGFVSLSFNTIAAFNANAAMPHYHATEQEHAVIEGDGLLLIDSGGQYLGGTTDITRMVPVGTPTREQKHDCTRVLKGVIALSRAQFPKGILSPLLDSIARAPIWAEHVDYGHGTGHGVGYFLNVHEGPQVIAYQAAPAPHTAMQPGMITSIEPGTYRPGRWGVRIENLVLNREAGTSEFGAFLKFETLTLCPIDTRCLEPSLLTLEEREWFDAYHALVRERLSPHLVGSALEWLLERTAPLTITA; encoded by the coding sequence ATGAGTACTCAGTCGTTGAATCCAGTACCGGTTGTGGAGCGTTTGGCGCGTACTCGGGCGTTGATGAGCCAGAACGGTATATATGCGCTGCTGGTGCCCTCGGCTGACCCCCATCTTTCAGAGTACTTGCCTGCGTATTGGCAAGGACGCCAATGGCTGTCGGGTTTTTACGGTTCGGTTGGAACATTGATTGTGACGCCAACCTTTGCCGGAGTGTGGGCTGATAGTCGTTACTGGGAGCAGGCGGCCAAAGAGCTGAAGGGCAGTACCATTGAGCTGGTCAAGCTGTTACCCGGGCAATCGGGTCCTCTTGAGTGGCTGGCCGAGCAGACACCTGAAGGTGCAACGGTTTCCGTTGATGGCGCAGTGCTCGCCCTGGCATCTGCACGCACACTCGAGAGCAAGCTTAAAGAGCGTGGTGCCGTTTTACGTACGGATATCGATCTGCTTGGCCAGGTTTGGGATGACCGTCCAATACTGCCGGTACAGCCGGTTTATGAGCATCTGCCGCCGCAAGCGACGGTCAGTCGGGCTGTAAAACTGGCGCAGTTGCGAGAAACACTCAAGCAGCGCCAGGCGGATGCACATTTTATTGCGACTCTGGATGACATCGCCTGGTTGTTTAATCTGCGAGGCTCGGATGTCTCCTTCAACCCAGTGTTCGTTTCGTTTGCATTGGTCGAGGCCTCGCGGGCTACCTTGTTTCTGGACTTGAATAAAATCAGTGTCGAACTGCGCGAGACACTTGAGGCTGATGGCGTTGAGCTGCGTGATTACGTTGAGATCAATGCGGCTCTGGCGTCTTTGCCGGGTTCAACTCGTCTATTGGTGGACCCTGCCCGTGTGACCTGCGGGCTGCTCGGTCATTTACAGGCTGAGGTGAAACTGGTTGAAGGCTTGAATCCAACTACCTTGGCCAAGTCTCAGAAGAGCCTCGAGGACGCTGTCCATATCCGTCAGGCTATGGAGCAGGATGGTGCTGCGCTCTGTGAGTTCTTTGCATGGCTGGAGACAGCCCTTGGGCGTGAGCGCATTACCGAGTTGACTATTGATGAGCAGTTGACCGCTGCTCGTGCCCGCCGCCCCGGCTTTGTATCGTTAAGCTTCAACACCATTGCGGCTTTTAATGCCAATGCCGCAATGCCGCATTACCACGCAACGGAGCAAGAGCATGCTGTGATTGAAGGTGATGGCTTGTTGTTGATCGACTCGGGTGGGCAGTACCTGGGAGGCACAACCGATATCACGCGTATGGTCCCTGTTGGTACGCCAACCCGCGAGCAGAAACACGATTGTACCCGTGTGCTTAAAGGTGTGATCGCCTTGTCCAGGGCTCAATTTCCAAAAGGGATCCTGTCACCTTTGCTGGATTCGATCGCAAGGGCGCCGATTTGGGCTGAGCACGTCGATTACGGGCACGGGACAGGTCATGGGGTCGGCTACTTCCTGAATGTGCATGAAGGGCCTCAAGTTATTGCGTATCAGGCTGCGCCGGCACCACATACTGCGATGCAGCCAGGGATGATTACCTCGATTGAGCCTGGAACATACCGCCCGGGTCGTTGGGGAGTGCGAATCGAGAATCTGGTGTTGAATCGTGAGGCGGGAACTTCGGAGTTTGGGGCATTCTTGAAGTTTGAAACCCTGACGCTGTGCCCAATCGACACGCGCTGTCTGGAGCCATCATTGCTGACCCTGGAAGAGCGCGAATGGTTTGACGCCTATCATGCGCTGGTTCGCGAGCGTTTGAGCCCGCACCTTGTCGGGTCTGCGCTTGAGTGGCTGCTGGAGCGTACGGCACCACTTACGATAACTGCCTGA
- a CDS encoding aminotransferase class V-fold PLP-dependent enzyme — MNKRPIYFDYAATTPVDARVIQVMVDCLGFEGNFGNPASGSHVFGQQARQTVELAREQVAKLINARPEQIIWTSGATESNNLALKGVAQAGGQSRGHIITSQIEHKAVLDTARFLQEAGFEVTYLAPDANGLVSADQVDAALRDDTLLVSLMLVNNELGTVNDIPGIGRRVREHGALFHVDAAQGAGKVAIDLDEWAVDLMSFSGHKIYGPKGIGALYVGPRAQDRLQAQIHGGGHESGLRSGTLATHQIAGMGAAFAVASESFAQELAHIRGLRQRLLEQLVDVQGLQCNGCPTERIPHTLSLTFSEGHFNSAILSASLAYSATSACNSASNAPSHVLLALGHDADKASRTIRLSLGRFTSEQDIDAAVKAIKASVAAPAPFWAVAQR; from the coding sequence ATGAACAAGCGACCTATTTATTTCGATTACGCGGCCACCACTCCCGTGGACGCTCGTGTCATTCAGGTGATGGTCGATTGCCTGGGTTTTGAAGGCAACTTTGGCAATCCGGCCTCTGGCTCCCATGTCTTTGGTCAGCAAGCCCGGCAGACGGTAGAACTGGCCCGTGAACAGGTCGCGAAACTGATCAATGCCAGGCCTGAGCAGATTATCTGGACCTCGGGTGCGACCGAGTCCAATAACCTGGCGCTAAAAGGTGTGGCCCAGGCGGGTGGTCAGTCCCGCGGGCATATCATCACCAGTCAGATCGAGCACAAGGCGGTGTTGGACACTGCACGCTTTTTACAAGAGGCGGGTTTTGAGGTGACGTATCTGGCCCCTGATGCCAATGGGCTCGTAAGTGCCGATCAGGTAGATGCTGCTCTGCGCGACGACACACTGCTGGTGTCGTTGATGCTGGTCAACAATGAACTGGGCACGGTCAACGATATTCCGGGTATCGGGCGCCGGGTCCGCGAGCATGGTGCGCTGTTCCACGTCGATGCCGCGCAGGGAGCGGGCAAGGTTGCCATCGACCTGGATGAGTGGGCGGTAGACTTGATGTCGTTCTCGGGGCACAAGATCTATGGTCCCAAAGGTATCGGCGCCTTGTATGTGGGGCCGCGTGCGCAGGATCGGCTACAGGCACAGATTCATGGTGGCGGGCATGAGTCCGGTTTGCGCTCAGGAACCCTGGCGACTCATCAAATTGCAGGCATGGGCGCTGCATTTGCAGTGGCCAGTGAGTCATTTGCTCAGGAGCTGGCTCACATTCGCGGACTTCGCCAGCGCTTGCTTGAGCAGTTGGTCGATGTGCAAGGGCTGCAATGTAATGGCTGTCCGACAGAGCGAATTCCCCATACCTTGAGCCTGACCTTCAGCGAAGGGCACTTCAACAGCGCAATCCTGAGTGCTTCCCTCGCGTACTCGGCAACTTCAGCGTGCAACTCGGCGAGTAATGCACCGTCCCACGTGCTGCTGGCCCTGGGGCATGATGCCGATAAAGCCAGCCGAACAATCCGCCTGAGTCTTGGGCGCTTCACCAGCGAGCAGGATATAGATGCCGCAGTGAAGGCGATTAAAGCTTCTGTCGCCGCGCCGGCACCGTTTTGGGCGGTTGCCCAACGGTAG
- a CDS encoding TSUP family transporter, with product MPFELSVDLTTLAILAAVAFVAGFIDAIAGGGGLLTTPALLTAGLPPHLVLGTNKLSSTFGAATASLTFYRRKLFHPREWKLAIFGTLAGALIGAVVAHYMPAEWLNKMLPVIVFGCGLYLLFGGTPKTPVDNDAPIKKKWQLPQGLGLGFYDGVAGPGTGAFWTVSTMLMYPVDLVKASGVARSMNFVSNIAALSVFIFSGHVDWVIGLTMGFAVMVGAFFGARSAISGGAKFIRPVFITVVLGLTVRLAWQHWFGMA from the coding sequence ATGCCTTTTGAACTCAGCGTAGATTTGACCACCCTCGCCATTCTGGCCGCCGTTGCCTTTGTTGCCGGATTCATCGACGCCATTGCCGGGGGCGGGGGGCTGCTCACCACCCCTGCCCTGCTCACCGCAGGCTTGCCGCCACATCTGGTGCTGGGCACCAACAAGCTCAGCTCGACATTCGGCGCAGCCACCGCGAGCCTTACCTTCTACCGACGCAAACTGTTCCATCCTCGCGAATGGAAACTGGCCATTTTCGGAACCCTCGCCGGTGCGCTGATCGGCGCAGTTGTCGCCCACTACATGCCCGCCGAATGGCTCAACAAAATGCTGCCGGTGATTGTTTTCGGCTGCGGGCTCTACCTGCTGTTTGGCGGCACACCCAAAACGCCTGTCGACAACGACGCGCCGATCAAAAAGAAATGGCAACTGCCCCAGGGCCTGGGCCTGGGATTTTATGATGGCGTAGCCGGGCCGGGTACGGGCGCGTTCTGGACCGTCAGCACCATGCTGATGTACCCGGTCGATCTGGTGAAGGCCAGCGGTGTGGCGCGCAGCATGAATTTCGTCAGCAACATTGCAGCGCTGTCGGTGTTCATATTCTCCGGCCATGTGGACTGGGTGATCGGTCTGACCATGGGCTTTGCAGTCATGGTCGGCGCCTTCTTCGGCGCCCGCAGCGCAATCAGCGGCGGGGCCAAATTCATTCGCCCGGTGTTTATCACCGTGGTATTGGGTTTGACCGTGCGCCTAGCCTGGCAGCACTGGTTCGGCATGGCCTAA